The following are encoded in a window of Impatiens glandulifera chromosome 5, dImpGla2.1, whole genome shotgun sequence genomic DNA:
- the LOC124938451 gene encoding aquaporin PIP2-2-like encodes MGKDVEDGDQFLPKDYKDPPPVPLFDPEELTKWALYRATIAEFVATLLFLYITVLTVIGYKSQSETDQCSGVGILGIAWAFGGMIFVLVYSTAGISGGHINPAVTFGLFLARKVSVIRAVFYIVAQCLGAICGCGLVKAFQTAYYVKYGGGANELAAGYSIGTGLGAEIIGTFVLVYTVFSATDPKRKARDSHVPILAPLPIGFAVFMVHLATIPITGTGINPARSFGAAVIYGKDKAWDDQWIFWVGPFIGAAIAAFYYQIVLRAAKAFESFKS; translated from the exons ATGGGTAAAGACGTCGAAGATGGAGATCAATTCCTCCCCAAGGATTACAAAGACCCACCGCCGGTACCCCTCTTTGACCCGGAGGAGCTAACAAAATGGGCATTATACAGAGCCACCATCGCAGAATTTGTAGCCACTCTGCTTTTCCTCTACATCACTGTCCTCACCGTCATCGGCTACAAAAGCCAATCCGAAACCGATCAATGTAGCGGCGTCGGGATTCTAGGCATTGCCTGGGCTTTCGGCGGCATGATCTTCGTCCTCGTTTACAGCACCGCCGGCATCTCCG GTGGGCACATAAACCCAGCAGTCACATTCGGTCTATTCTTGGCTCGTAAGGTGTCCGTGATCAGAGCCGTGTTCTATATAGTGGCTCAATGCTTGGGAGCCATTTGCGGCTGTGGCTTGGTCAAGGCGTTTCAGACGGCTTACTATGTCAAATACGGCGGCGGCGCCAACGAGCTTGCCGCCGGCTACAGCATCGGCACCGGACTTGGAGCCGAAATTATTGGAACTTTCGTCCTTGTTTACACTGTTTTCTCCGCAACCGACCCCAAGAGAAAAGCGCGTGACTCGCACGTACCGATTCTGGCGCCGCTTCCTATTGGATTCGCCGTCTTCATGGTTCACTTGGCGACGATCCCAATAACCGGCACCGGGATCAACCCTGCTCGGAGTTTTGGGGCGGCGGTGATTTACGGAAAAGACAAAGCTTGGGATGACCAATGGATCTTCTGGGTCGGACCCTTCATCGGAGCGGCCATAGCTGCCTTTTATTATCAGATTGTTCTTAGGGCGGCAAAAGCTTTTGAATCATTCAAAAGCTga